Genomic window (Phragmites australis chromosome 21, lpPhrAust1.1, whole genome shotgun sequence):
AATAAACGGTCTGAACGATTTGAGATATTCTCTTATTGATAGTACCTACAGATTTGAACAGTATCATCTCTTCTCTTGCTATGATATCAGTACTGAACTGCACACGGTAAGCTGGTTGCCTCAGAATTTGTTGAGAGTGGTACTTTAGTGCTGTCCTCCTTTTGCTATGGTGGGTTGGATCAGGAGAAAGTAGACCGCATCACTATTCACAAAGGTGGTTCGTGGATTTGAAAGGAGGATAAGAGTAATGAAAGGTAGGAAATAaggtagctgctgaagatgaaaaaaataaagaatattataatattagaggatactgtaatagtattatagataatgaatttttagagtatctacAGGAGATGGTTTCAGTGGACTTTTTCATAAAAGGATCCGAGCCATAATCTAGACCATATCCAAACAGTAGTTGTGCAATTCGGTACAGTTAGCCCACAACCTGAGCCATAGCCCCAGTTGCGCAGGTGGCAAATCCGCCCTGCCTGAGAGGCCGACGGTTTTTAGACGTCTAAAAACTAGCTTCGTCCTTATTTTCTATCCAGAACCTACTAGTGGAATCGTGCCATACGTGTGTCTCACTGAGTATATGCGCGTTAGAGGTGTTAATTTGAGGATTTTTACTAGGATTCGATCATGTGACACCTTAATACACTATAGTAGCCGCATGTTAACCAACTGGTTGCCCTAACACCACTACAACCAGAAAATAGTCGTCCATACCGTGCCTAAAGCTGGCAAGTTGCATGCAATACGGTTCCTGTGAGCATGATGGTTTGTCTAAGCAACTCTGCTTTCTCTCTGTTTTGTCGCCTTGGCCCAATTGACCCTGACTCGGATTCCTCTCTCCGTTTCTTCTTTATGGTGTCTTAGGGTAGTGGCAACATGACTAGATGATCAACGCGATCATGACCAACGAgtggaaggaaagaaaaaaaaaaagtcgtGCACAGTTGACAGTTGTACGCAAAAAGCAAAGCTAAGCTGGTGCCTCCTGATTGAGAAGAAGAGGTGGGAAGCAGACAAGGGAGAAAGCCAAAAACAGGGGAGCCAGCAGGGGAATCATGGGGGGACGAGACAACTGGACAGTTCACGCATCGTCGCGAGGCTTGATGAATGGCTCGGTTGGTCGAGGCCTCGATGGATGGGTGGAAAGGAAAGCGCATCAGCCGACGCTAATGCTAACGTCGCAGCAAATTAAGAAACGAAGATTCATCCAAGAAATACTGTATGTGCGTACCAGTACGGTGATCCCGCGGAACGGAGCTAAATTTTATTAGACCCGCACGTATAAGATCCTAGTGAAATTCTCATCCGTATCGTACACATACGATAGCACGGTATGTACGCGTGTATGCTGCACACGTGAGAACACGTGTTAAAACGCCACATAGTCTCATCGAAAGACCCgatctcataaaatttctctCTCCGCGGAACACGTTGAGGGAGATCCGCCGTTGCCATGTGGCGGGCGACCGCAACTGATTGTGCTTTTTACGATCATGCCACGCAAGAAGTATTTCTTTGCTTACTATTTCTCCAGTTCAAACTTTCTTCTTTAATGTTATAGATCCTGTTGCTTCATCCTCGAGTTGAACCATAGCCGTTGCCATCGCCAATCACACGAGGTTTAACCATTGCGAGGTAATTATACTACTATTTCTTAAATTTGTTTTCATAGCTGTGGAACTTCTAACATACTATTCACATTCTGTATGTCGCAGGCTGGAGCACAGGCTGTGGTTCAAGTTGCAGCAATTACTCATGGAAACCTTTTGTGCTCATCTAAAACTTCTACCTCTGAGCAACACTTCTTGCGTGTGTATAATATTTCTATTGCTCTTATATGTATCTACCAACTTATCCTAGTATTTAAACTACtattatgtgtatatatgcCACTTTTATCATGTGTTGCTCTAAATCTGTTGTACTGACTGGATAAATTACTAGATTGAGCAAACACAAATATAGCAAGGGCAGATGCTATGCTTGCCCATTCTTGCTCTATTTTTCCTCTGTTCTttgccttttattctttccatTCACACTCATGTCGTATCTCTAACTCGCTGTGTAGATTGTTCATACATTCGTATTTGTCAAGAAATACTATAATGAAATTGCAGAGATATGCGGAAACATAaggatataatatttttattgtcATCTCCTGACGTGTTAAAAACAGTATCTGGCTTTTTTTTTCTACTGGACAATTGAAATGCTTTTAACTTCACATAGTGTTGCTTTTTATAATTTACAAATGGCTTTTAACTTTACTCACCTATGCATAGCAAATTCTTCAGTAATAGGTCAATAAAGCGCACGAACTGCACGCTATTTTTCTAGTTCTGAGTCAGTATACGTTGTGGCAAGTCTCTGGTTCCTGACTTCCTGTTAAGACGGATCGAAGGCGTAGTGCATGTCGATGTCGGCGGCGATGTGCCAGGTGCACCGCGTCCCCCTGGTGAAGACGACGAGGTCGCCGGCGCCGAACTCTATGGCGCGCTGTGGCGTGGCGCTCACCCTCCCTCTCACGATGTAGCACGTCTGCCGGGCGCCGTAGCTCAACGCGTACCTCCCGGGAGGCCCGCCCCACCTGCGATTTTCCAAGAACCGCTAGTGACTTGGCCATACAACTAGCAGTAGCAGAAGAATACTGCACACTCGTCGTGTGCTCACGTGGGCCAGGACTTGACGCCGAGCTCTGACAGGCGAGCCGCCGCCGGACTCTTCTCGACGGTGATAGCCACCGCGCGGACGTTCGCCCGCGGCGCCTCCGAGCCGGAGCTCGGAGCCATCGACACTGCAGAAACAATCAGACAAGCCAGGTGCAGGAGACGCCGTTTGCTGCAATGCTGCGATTCGATTCGATTCAGTTTGGTTAAAAAGGGCAGAGGAGAAGTTGCAAGCTGCTTAGGACTCTCCAAGCTCACCCTGACGGACTGCCCACCTCCGCCACACTCCAACCTTGCGATGACTTGCCGCCGTCGTGCAGCGCATCTCGACATGTCGGCGGCGGGCGCCGGCAGGATGACTTGCTGCCTCTTGTGTCGTTGCCCATGGCGCCTGGTCAGACGCGTTGACCGCTGGGTTGACAACGTGGGGACATCGGATTGGGCGCAGCAATATGACCCATGTGTTGACCATACAAGTTCAGAAATCAGAGGCTGCTATGATCTCCTTTTGCAACCGCCATCTTAATGTGATCAAATCTGAATTTTATTCAACCAAACAATATTTCTAGATACATAATTTCAAGtggcaaaaggaaaaaaacataaGAGATGGCAGGTCAATTCCTTGTGCTGATAGTCTAGCACCACCAAATCACCGAGGCATGCAACTGATGCTCACCATGTCTGAACCTGCTGACTTCTGGACAAGACAATCGTGCCTTTTTTATTACTGGCAAGACAGTGGCACAGTTTTGACAATAACTAACACAGGAACTTAGCCAGGCGTGGATCAGACAGCCAGGGTAGACCAGCCCGTGCGCCAATTGCCCGGCATTTGATGCCCGCCTGCAACATGAACAGCAACCTCAGCATACCATCTgaatcagaaattcagaattaGGATCAACAACAGATGCAATTCCAAAGCAGAAGGAAATTGCGTTTACCACTTGACATGCAAAAGGCAGCATCTTTTCGGGCGGCATCTTGGTGGATAGTCCTATGTAGGATGAACATGAGAAACAGTAAGATCACAATAAAGCATCGACCGTAAAAAAAAGTAGCAGTTGTGGTACTTGTTTAAGCAAATCTCTGCTCCTTAGGATAAACATAACGAAGAAAGGGACGGGAATAGTTACTATTCCTCACCTTGAAGTACTGCTCCTATAAAAGCATCCCCACAACCAGTGGTATCAACAAGCTCTGAAGCTGGAATAATCTCTGCTGTTCCTATTAACAGTCTTCCAACTATTGTCCCAAGCCCTCTCGCGGAAAGTCTCATGAACTAGAATACGAAGGGGAAACCAGTTAAAGAGGTTGTGAGGCAAATTCATCATACTTTGGATAAttcaaaaatctataaaaaaaaatgaagcatTCTCATACCTTGGATGATACACAGGTCGGTAGGATGCCATCATTATGCACTTCCAACTTTAAGGATTCAGCAACGTTCTCTATATCTGCTTCATTTATCCCAGAATCATCACCTATTAAGAATACAACAAGTAAATGAACTGAACTTGTAGTCCCAAAGGGTTCTTAAACTTATGCTGAAAAGATAGAAAAACTAACCGTCTTCGCTCCTCTCAAGCATCATGCAACCATTTTCTCCAAGGGTTACAATTACAAATTTTGCACGGGGATGTTGCAGAAGGATCTCTAGTAGTGCACAGGGTATGGATGAGATCGATGTCCATTTCTTTAAATACGAAAAATATGTGATTAGTATGTAGGCAGAAACCAATGCGATCTCCCTAAAACATATAATTTAAAACAAGAACATTGATGCCTGTTGAAATGTATCATGGGTCATGACCTCATAGTAGTACCTTCGGAAATTTCCCCGAACAGACAATATAGCTTGCTAGACTGAGCATACCTTCCAATTCTGCCTTTGTTCTTTCTGGCTCCGCATCAACCAATATTGGAATCTTCATCTGATCAGCCTGTACATTTCTGGTTTATATCAAGCAACAAATTAAGATATGACTTGAAGTTTTAGGCAGGTTTACGATAGTGTAGCAGAGTTATTCTGCATATCTTATAATAGTTTGGTTTCAAATGTATATATTAGTTAAATGCCTAGTTTGGTTGGACTATATCTATTAGTTAGGCTTGATGATATAATCGGTTTGGAGTTGTTAGAACCACCATCCATTATAGGTTGGGGAGGCCAGATGATAAAGTTAGGGATGAAGTTGTCCAATCTACTCTACACTGTCTCTCTCTCCTTGCGTCTCTTTCTTCTTCAGCTAGGGGCCAGGGTGGCAGGGTCCTGGACCTCACCTTCCGTCAGCCATAGTTACTGCCTCCATTCCCATGCAACCCAACCACAGCAAGCACCTGACAGTTTAACTAGACAGTATATGTCCACTAGGACTCTAGAATTTCTATATATCGAACATAGAGACAACCTAGAAAAAAATTAGCATTATATGATTGATGTTCCAACACTTTCAAAATGAACTTACCTGCTTAGCAACAGCCAGTGCCATCTCGTGTGAATATCCATCTAGAAATAACAAGTTTACATCTTGCAATGCATCTGACAAACTTGGCATTGACAAGTCGCTAGGAACCATTGGAGGATTGCCTGATGTGATTATGCATGTACGAGTTTTCCTGCAAGTGTAATAAAGAGTTATTCATGAATATATTACATGGAAACTTGTATACGATGGCGTAAGGTGATGTTGTAAGAGTTGAATAGGAATGGCCAAATAATCCTATACTTGAATAAAATCAACAGCTTCAGCCATTCAGAAACTGATTCAGCAACCAGTAAGAGAAAAGGAACTATGGAGTTTGTTGGGGAAACGTCCCAGTCCTGAGATATTTAGACAACGTACGGTAGCATTACTATAACGATCATAATATCTCAGTTACCACATCACATGTAAAGGGGTGAAAGACCTAAAATACCATTCTATacatatgattgtaacataatattttAAAGGCAAACTAGTAATTTCCCATGCCCtttctctctataaaataagccctcaaggagcaggaggaggggaCTCCGACTTTTCACCCATTAcaccgtctctctctctctctctctctctctctctctctctctccttttggcCCACTGTTCTTCTCCAAGTTTGAGCCTCCCCTGTGGGGAGGGGCTCTCACTGCGCTCTATTTGGGACACGTTTTCATGCCCTACCAGAtggcgccgtccatggggaGACGGTGAGCAGGAAAGCCATGCGAGGGGAAAAGCGAGTAGAGAAAAGAACGGCCGGCTACCGCATGCTACCGGCGGGCACCTTCGCATCCGGCATCGGCTTCGGTCAGACGGCAGTGGGTATGATACCCGGCACGTCACGTGGCGCCGTCACTGGAAACCGTCGTTGCGTCGTCCTAGGCGCGGGAGAACTGTGGCTGTGGGAGCCGCCATTGGGCCATTCAGGGTGCCCGGATTCGGCCACACCACCGGGGAAGCGCCACCACGATAGGTGTCGCCGCGTCGGTGTCGGCATGCGTCGCTACGCAGAACCACCGCCGCCGTTGCCGCACTCCGCGACACGCCCGTAGCTAAGCTTGGCAACGGCGAGCGCGCCGACGCCAAGCATGGTTTCCTCGCACCCCCTCTGGCTTAGGCAGCAGACACGTTCTCGGTTCATGTCACATGCTGCATGGAGTATCAGGAACGCAGTGGCCCGCCAAGCCGCCATGCTTTTGTGTCGCTGTGCAGCACAGTCCAACGCGATAGGTGGCTTTATTTCCTACCTTGTTACAACGGCAGCTAGTTCCTATCACATCGTGCACATGTCCCAAATGGATAGGAAACAACAAGTTGAGTATTGTGTACGCATGGACCTAGTCTGGTCTGGTGGCTAGTACTACGCATCATGACCATAGTGGCCCCTTTAAATGTGCTACAGTGCTGGGTAGATAACAATATTGACTTAAAGGCTCGCCGTACCGGTGTGGGCATTGCTGCTAGCCTCAAGGAATAATGCTAGTACCGAAAAGCTGCAGGCAGTCCCCCTGGGTCCCACGTTAGAAAAAATAGTGGTGTTAGAGGGAGAAAAATGGGTCAAAAGGGGAGTGATGTCCACATTGGAGGATGCTAACATATGCACGTGCTGGCGCCTTTTTTCCGCCTTGAGCCCTGTGCACGCCGGTATGGCCAGACCCAACTGGGGCACGTATGTCAGGCAACCCTGTGATCTGTTCGTATAACGATAAGGCAGTCGTGCCCGTGCGCTAGCACGCAAATGCTACCACGGCCGAATCGTAGCAATAAGGATTATCCTCTCTACTAACCATGCATGCATCGGTCACCTTGAACGTGAAGTTAGCTCGTTCGAGAACCAAAAACACCTTCAGCAAGCATCGGCCTGGAAAACATTCTAAGGCATCGGCCGACCGACTGCTGCCCCGATCACGCAAGGCCCCTTCCGCTGCGAAGGCAGCGCGACCGACCGGCTCCGGAGGTTCGTGCGTGCGAAGGTGGAGACTGAGGTCCACGCTGGAGGCCACCATCTGGCCACCTCCTCGCTGTCCGCACGCTGCTCCAGAGGCCACCATCTGCCCGCACTCTGAGCCGGAGACCACCATTCGGTCACCTCCTCGCCGGAGGCCCACTCCGCGCTCTGCACCGGCGCCGGAGGCCACCAACCGACCGCGCTCCTCGCCGCGTTCTGCGCAAGGAGGCAGAGCTCCGGTCACCTCACCGAAGGCCCCCTCTGCGCTCTACGCCGAAGGCCACCATCCAGCCGCGCTCCTCGCTGAGGGCCGTGCTCTGCGCTGGAGGCAGAGCTCCAGCCACCTCaccgaagccccccccccctccgcgcTCTGCGCCGGAGGCAGCGCTCCGGTCCTCCCTCCTCGCCTCAAGCCGCCTTCACCGCAGCCGCCGCGCGCTTTGGGCCACCTCCACTCTAGGTTGCAGATTGCATACTGCAGCATCTCGATGCTACCAGTATGTGGCAGCATTAGCAGCATGAGGGAAGGCCGGCGACGCACTGCTCGGCGCGCACGGGCTCACCGTCTTTGCACGGGCACCTCTCCCAGCATGGAAGACAGCATTGTGCCGTTCTCGCGAGGCCTGTCCGCAGCATCGAGACGAGGGCCTGTAACTTTGAGCGGGGCACCCTCGAACCCCAAGGTAGACCCGTGAGAGGGCATATGCGGAGGTAATTGTCATGCATGTCCTAGTacaccaaaataaaaaacaacgCTAGGTAGTACATGTGCTTTGACTTACTCTTAATCCTGGCAAGGTTGAGTAGCACGCTTAAACGATGGAGAACAAGTATTGGCACACCACGTGCACTGGTTAACGGGGGTGGGAGTGCAGTGCTAGATGCTTGCGGTATGGCCAGCGCTCCGGATGGTTGGCTGCATCCCTCAGCCTCGCCCTTGACTTTGCCTCCGGCCCTCGCTGCGGTGCTCTGGACAGCCTCGCCTCCGTCGAGCATCACCACGACTATCCGCATAGCGGgtcgcagactgcctccctcagcctcaccatTGACTTCGCCTCCGGCCCTCGCCGTGGTGCTCCGGATGGCTCCGTCTCTGTCGAGCCTCACTGCGGCACCCGCTGAGAGGATGGCTGAAAGCCTCCCTCAGTCTCGCCATCAACTTTGCCTCCGGCCCTCGCCGCGGTGCTCCAGACAGCCCCGCCTCCGTCGAGCATCGCCATGGCTGCCCGCTGAGGGAGTcccagactgcctccctcatcctcgtcgtcgaCTTTGTCTCCAGCTCTAGTCGCGGCACTCTGAACGGCTctgcctccgtcgagcctcgccGCAGAACCCGCTGAGGGAATGGCTAGCTGCCACGCCGTTGACCTCGCCGCAGCACCTGCTGAGGGGATAGCTggctgcctccctcagcctcgcctcCGGCGCTCTGGACGGCTCCGCCTCCGTCAAGCATCACCGCGGCACCCGCTGAGGGGATGGCTGACTGCCTCCCTCAACCTCGCCATCGACTTCGATCCCGGCTCTCGCCGTGGTGCTCCGGACAGCCCcgcctccatcgagccttgCCGCAGCACCCGCTGATGGGATGGTTAGCTGCCTCTCTCTGCCTCGCCGTCGACCTCACTGCGGCACCTGCTGCGGGGATGGTTGGCTACCTCTCTTTGCCTCGCCGTCGACCTCGCCGCGGCACCCGCTGAGGGGATGGCTGGCTGCCTCCCTCAGCTtcgccatcgacttcacctccggccCTCGTCGCGGTGCTCCGGACGGTCCCGCCTCTATCGAGCATCGCCACGGCTACCTACTGAGGGGATGACTgattgcctccctcagcctcgccgtcgacttcgcctccggccCTCGCCGTAGTGCTGCGGACGGCGCCGCCTCCGTCGAACATCGCCACGGCTAcccgctgagggggtcacggattGCCTCCCTCAACCTCGCCTCCGGCCCTCGCCGCGGCGCTCCGGACAGCTCCGCCTCCGTCACGCCTCGCTGTGACACCCGCTGAGGGGATGGCTAGCTGCCTCCCTCTGCCTGGCTGTCGACCTCGCCGCGGCACCTGCGGAGGGGATGTCTGGTTGCCTCCCTTAGCCTCGccgtcgacttcgcctccgagCCTTGTCGCGATATTGCACCAGCTGAGGGGAGAGCTGGCTGCCTCCCTCGGCTTCGCCATCAACTTCGCCTCCGGCCCTCGCCGCGATGCTCCGGATGACCCTGCCTTCGTTGAGCCTCGACGTGGCTACCTGCTGAGGGGGTCGGGACCTCGTCGTCGTCACTTCATCCACTGGCTCCGAGCTCTGCCCCCAGGACCCTCGGCGTGCGACCCTGGTGAGCTTTGCAGCCTTCGCTCCTTGCCAAAGGCGTCCACGCTACAACGGCAGGGAACGATTCGGGATAACCTAATTTCAAAAAGGTTAGAGCTAGTTCTCTGTACATCTGCTCGCCTCTCAGGACCTCAGAACTGGCGGATGAGGGGTGCTGTTGGGGAAACACCCTAGCGCTAAGATATTTAGACGAAGTACGGTGGTATTACTATAGCGATCATAATATCTCAATTACTACGTCACATGTAAAGAGGTGAAAGACTCAAAATATCATCCTATGCATataattgtaacataatatcttaagaGCAGAATAATAATTTCCCCTgccccttctctctataaaataagTCCTCAAGGGGCAGGGCAGGGGACTCCGACTTTTCACCCATTACACTgactcagtttctctctctccttttagCTCACtgttcttctccaagcttgagcctccctATGGGGAGAGGCTCTCGCCACGCTCAGTTTGGGACACGTTTTCATGCCCCAACACAGTCTGATCTAGATTTGCATCTCTAAGAACAACTGGACAACATAACTAGCATTGTGAAGAAGTTACGAGGAACAGCTGAGGTTCACAAAGAACAGCAAGATTTATGAAAACACTGGGTTTTCTATATAACAGGATAATTAAGATTACATTCAGATAAATAGGCACCTTTTTTTGAGAAATCCACTAAGCATACTTTTATTTGAGCAATTTACCTACATGTACCAGCAGAGTGGACAAGATGAGGAACAATTTACTCAGGTCAGCTCAGACGCGCTTATCTTTACAAGCAAGGTGGCTGTTTCTAACTGTTTCACTTACCTATATGGCTACATGAAGCTAATTAATAAGTACCAGTTGTCTGCAATAACGAGAAAGAAGTATTCTTACGTTTGCTTGTCAATAATTACAAAACTAAATGTTGTGTTCCCACCATCAGAAATCTGCGAGCATAGTCATCAAAAGAAGATGAGACATAGAAGAACATGGAAGAAAATTCACACAAGAGATAGTTCACAATATGGATAAATCAAGCTCAGAAGATGTACAAGTTtacaattatttttttcattcctTGAAACAAGAACAAGCTATGTACTAGTCTAACTTCTTTTTCATGCAGCCATCTATCTCATCTTATTAGTGTTTTTGTCCCTGTTGAAATGGCGCCATCCAATATTTCGGTTGATAGTCGGTAGTTGCTCCCGGCAAACGCCAAATTGAAACAAGGGATGTTGCTCTTTCCTGGTGGCAGCAATGAATATATAAccccataaaaaataatttctcGGTTTGACCGTTGGTAACGAGGAAATGggtacaaattttttttttttttttttgtgaggagGAAGGAAGACCAAAATTATTGTTCCTACCAGAATAACAGCGATATGACTAATTTCACTCCAACAAAGACGCACAAGTTAAGCCTTACTATAATGTGAGATATATCAATTCCAGCTTCCTTGAGTTCTGAAAGAACAGTTGCACCGAATTCGTCGTTGGCCACCTGAAAAAAACACATAGGCTGGGT
Coding sequences:
- the LOC133903125 gene encoding uncharacterized protein LOC133903125, with translation MGNDTRGSKSSCRRPPPTCRDALHDGGKSSQVSMAPSSGSEAPRANVRAVAITVEKSPAAARLSELGVKSWPTWGGPPGRYALSYGARQTCYIVRGRVSATPQRAIEFGAGDLVVFTRGTRCTWHIAADIDMHYAFDPS
- the LOC133903104 gene encoding uncharacterized protein LOC133903104, which produces MPLLLHCSLPPASPLLRPCSAAPGHRGVVPIQSTPLGLSAARPRRLPPVLATNNSVVLGCGLLTLDYLAAVDAYPRPDDKIRTEDLQISGGGNAGNALTGATRLGLNTRLISKVANDEFGATVLSELKEAGIDISHIIISDGGNTTFSFVIIDKQTKTRTCIITSGNPPMVPSDLSMPSLSDALQDVNLLFLDGYSHEMALAVAKQADQMKIPILVDAEPERTKAELEGMLSLASYIVCSGKFPKKWTSISSIPCALLEILLQHPRAKFVIVTLGENGCMMLERSEDGDDSGINEADIENVAESLKLEVHNDGILPTCVSSKFMRLSARGLGTIVGRLLIGTAEIIPASELVDTTGCGDAFIGAVLQGLSTKMPPEKMLPFACQVAGIKCRAIGARAGLPWLSDPRLAKFLC